The following are from one region of the Isoalcanivorax indicus genome:
- a CDS encoding SDR family oxidoreductase has translation MTEKRILITGAAGYVGSLLGARLATDYPVIGTDIRSRDDLGFPVSVMDIRDPALRDLMVSERITHVVHLASVLETTGDRALDYDIDVNGTRNVIDCCVRAGVRHLTVTSSGAAYGYYGDNPAWIDEQDALRGNADMPYADHKRRIEAMLADQRQQHPGLRQLIFRPGTILGAETRNLITNLFTGKRLLAIRGSDSPFVFIWDEDVIGAMEFGIREDRAGIFNMAGDGALTIHEIAALLGKPVRTLPASLIRTALWWGQLLRIGRYGPEQINFLRYRPVLSNRRLKEEFGYSPKKTSEETFRYYIEHARARGDL, from the coding sequence ATGACTGAAAAACGCATTCTGATCACCGGCGCGGCCGGTTACGTCGGCAGCCTGCTGGGCGCGCGCCTGGCCACGGACTATCCGGTGATCGGCACCGATATCCGCAGCCGGGATGATCTCGGCTTTCCTGTTTCGGTCATGGATATCCGTGACCCGGCCTTGCGCGATCTGATGGTGAGCGAGCGCATCACCCATGTCGTGCATCTGGCCTCGGTGCTGGAGACGACCGGCGATCGTGCGCTGGATTACGATATCGACGTCAACGGCACCCGCAACGTGATCGATTGCTGTGTGCGTGCCGGTGTGCGGCATCTCACGGTGACCAGCTCTGGCGCGGCCTACGGGTATTACGGCGACAATCCGGCCTGGATTGATGAGCAGGACGCACTGCGCGGCAATGCCGACATGCCCTATGCCGACCACAAGCGGCGTATCGAGGCCATGCTGGCGGATCAGCGCCAGCAGCACCCGGGTCTGCGCCAGCTGATTTTTCGCCCCGGCACGATTCTGGGTGCGGAGACACGCAATCTGATTACCAACCTGTTCACCGGAAAGCGGTTGCTGGCCATTCGCGGCAGTGATTCTCCGTTTGTCTTCATCTGGGATGAGGATGTGATCGGCGCCATGGAATTCGGTATCCGCGAAGACCGTGCTGGCATATTCAATATGGCCGGTGACGGTGCCCTGACCATCCACGAGATCGCCGCACTGCTGGGCAAGCCGGTCCGTACCTTGCCTGCCAGTCTGATCCGGACAGCACTGTGGTGGGGCCAATTGTTGAGGATAGGGCGCTATGGGCCGGAGCAGATCAATTTTCTGCGTTATCGTCCGGTGCTGTCCAACCGGCGCCTGAAAGAAGAATTTGGCTACTCGCCGAAAAAAACATCGGAAGAAACCTTTCGCTACTACATCGAACACGCACGAGCGCGAGGAGACCTGTGA
- a CDS encoding bile acid:sodium symporter family protein — MSGPLPIQFDPASLILLNVIMACMMFGVSLNLRTEDFGRVLRAPVAPAAGLVAQFLLLPAVTCLATWWLGVDPELALGMILVASCPGGSFSNIMTWIGRANVAVSVSMTAVSSLAATIMTPFNFALYGYLNPHTREILTSIALDPLSILLLVTLVLAVPLVLGMWVGRRFPGLAARSEKPFRIAALLVFLAFVGIAFSNNFDLFIERFHTFFWLVVVHNLLALSLGNGMGRLLRLPVNDRRAVTMEVGIQNSGLGLVILFTFFPEAGGMMLITAFWGVWHLVSGLTLALLWSRTRAARESALHG; from the coding sequence ATGTCAGGGCCCTTGCCGATACAATTCGACCCGGCCAGTCTGATCCTGCTGAACGTCATCATGGCCTGCATGATGTTCGGGGTGTCACTGAACCTGCGTACCGAAGATTTCGGGCGGGTGCTGAGAGCCCCTGTGGCGCCGGCCGCCGGGCTGGTGGCACAGTTTCTGCTGTTGCCGGCGGTGACCTGCCTGGCCACCTGGTGGCTGGGTGTCGACCCGGAGCTGGCACTGGGCATGATCCTGGTGGCGTCCTGCCCCGGGGGCAGCTTCTCCAACATCATGACCTGGATCGGCCGCGCCAATGTGGCCGTGTCGGTGAGCATGACCGCAGTGTCCAGTCTGGCGGCGACCATCATGACGCCGTTCAATTTCGCGCTGTACGGGTACCTCAACCCGCATACCCGCGAGATTCTGACGTCGATAGCGCTGGACCCGCTCAGCATCCTGTTGCTGGTGACGCTGGTGCTGGCCGTGCCGCTGGTGCTGGGCATGTGGGTCGGGCGGCGTTTTCCCGGTCTGGCGGCGCGCAGTGAGAAGCCGTTCCGCATTGCCGCGTTGCTGGTGTTTCTCGCGTTCGTAGGGATTGCCTTCAGTAATAACTTCGACCTCTTTATCGAGCGATTCCACACCTTCTTCTGGCTGGTCGTGGTGCATAACCTGCTGGCGTTGAGCCTGGGCAACGGCATGGGCCGACTGCTGCGCCTGCCGGTCAACGATCGCCGCGCCGTCACCATGGAGGTGGGCATCCAGAACTCCGGCCTGGGGCTGGTGATTCTGTTTACGTTCTTCCCGGAAGCCGGGGGCATGATGCTGATCACGGCCTTCTGGGGCGTGTGGCATCTGGTGTCCGGACTGACGCTGGCCTTGTTGTGGTCGCGCACGCGCGCGGCCCGGGAGTCTGCACTACATGGGTGA
- a CDS encoding flavin-containing monooxygenase has translation MYAVIGAGPMGLATARNLDKYGITFTGFELNSDVGGLWDIDNPHSTMYETAHLISSKTMTEFAEFPMKPEVASYPRHDALREYFRDYARHFDLYRHYEFDTRVLAVEPDGEGWLVSTRCGEEVRTRHFQGVLIANGTLHHPNMPALPGDFAGRVMHSSEYRAPDAFDGQRVLVVGCGNSGADIAVDAVHHARSVDLSVRRGYYFLPKFLLGKPIDTLGGKLKLPRRMKQWLDGKLIRAVMGKPSQYGLPDPDYRIYESHPVMNSLILHHLGHGDIRARRDISDIKGNTVTFTDGEQADYDIILMATGYKLHYPFIEREHLNWPRDAGAPHLYMNVFHPDYDNLFMMGMIEAAGLGWEGRNEQAEMVALFIRQLAAGSPEALKLKEIKRREAENVLDGGYSYLKLERMAYYVHKDTYRDTMQRYRDALKRDMAASGTSSRSARMA, from the coding sequence ATGTACGCTGTCATTGGCGCCGGGCCCATGGGTCTGGCTACCGCCCGCAATCTCGACAAATACGGGATTACCTTTACCGGCTTCGAACTCAACAGCGATGTCGGCGGGCTGTGGGATATCGACAATCCGCACAGCACCATGTACGAGACGGCCCATCTGATTTCGTCGAAAACCATGACCGAGTTCGCCGAATTCCCCATGAAGCCCGAAGTGGCCTCCTATCCCCGGCACGACGCGCTGCGCGAGTACTTCCGTGACTATGCGCGCCACTTCGATCTGTACCGGCATTACGAATTCGATACCCGGGTGCTGGCGGTGGAACCGGACGGTGAGGGCTGGCTGGTCAGCACACGCTGTGGCGAAGAGGTGCGCACCCGACACTTTCAGGGCGTGCTGATCGCCAATGGCACCTTGCACCACCCCAACATGCCGGCGCTGCCGGGGGACTTTGCCGGTCGGGTCATGCATTCCAGCGAATACCGTGCGCCGGACGCCTTCGACGGACAGCGCGTGCTGGTGGTGGGCTGCGGCAACTCCGGCGCCGATATCGCCGTGGATGCGGTGCATCATGCGCGCAGTGTTGATCTGTCGGTGCGCCGGGGTTACTACTTCTTGCCGAAGTTTCTGCTCGGCAAGCCCATCGATACCCTGGGCGGCAAGCTCAAGCTGCCGCGGCGTATGAAGCAATGGCTTGATGGCAAGCTGATTCGTGCCGTGATGGGCAAGCCCTCGCAGTACGGCCTGCCCGATCCGGATTACCGCATCTATGAATCCCACCCGGTGATGAACTCGCTGATCCTGCATCATCTGGGGCACGGCGATATTCGTGCGCGCCGCGATATCAGTGACATCAAGGGCAACACGGTGACGTTTACCGACGGCGAACAGGCCGATTACGACATCATCCTGATGGCCACGGGCTACAAGCTGCACTATCCGTTTATCGAACGGGAGCACCTGAACTGGCCCCGGGACGCGGGGGCGCCGCACCTGTACATGAATGTCTTCCATCCGGATTACGACAACCTGTTCATGATGGGTATGATCGAGGCGGCCGGGCTGGGCTGGGAAGGCCGTAATGAGCAGGCCGAAATGGTGGCGCTGTTTATCCGCCAGCTGGCAGCAGGCAGCCCGGAAGCCCTCAAGCTGAAGGAGATAAAGCGTCGCGAAGCGGAAAACGTGCTGGACGGCGGCTACAGCTACCTGAAGCTGGAGCGCATGGCCTACTACGTGCACAAGGACACCTACCGCGACACCATGCAGCGCTATCGCGATGCCCTGAAACGCGATATGGCGGCGTCGGGGACTTCCTCCCGTAGCGCACGCATGGCCTGA